In the genome of Pelagicoccus sp. SDUM812003, one region contains:
- the rsfS gene encoding ribosome silencing factor — MSTEKSLPEDGLETLALCCKTLEDTKAENIVALDVREQSSITNYLVLASALAEPHLRAMKRDLDKALKEKKVRILGVDEGPESGWSVVDAFDVMIHLFAPETRDTYKLEALWKDAEELDVEALKQQFSL; from the coding sequence ATGAGTACCGAAAAGTCACTGCCTGAAGACGGCCTCGAAACCCTCGCCCTCTGCTGCAAGACCTTGGAAGACACCAAGGCGGAAAACATCGTCGCCCTAGACGTGCGCGAGCAAAGCTCGATCACCAACTATCTGGTACTCGCGTCGGCTCTCGCCGAACCACACCTGCGAGCGATGAAACGAGATCTCGACAAGGCGCTGAAGGAAAAGAAGGTACGCATCCTCGGCGTGGACGAAGGGCCGGAGTCCGGCTGGTCGGTAGTGGACGCTTTCGACGTCATGATCCATCTTTTCGCCCCAGAGACCCGAGATACCTACAAGCTCGAAGCGCTCTGGAAAGACGCTGAGGAACTGGACGTCGAGGCGCTCAAGCAGCAGTTTTCGCTCTAG
- the nadD gene encoding nicotinate-nucleotide adenylyltransferase, which yields MVAKRIGIIGGSFDPIHIGHMIIAQDACEQFDLDRVLFIPARQAPLKAADSCATPEQRLAMTQAATREDSRFEVSDIEFKLGAISYSVATAEALKHERPSDALFWILGADQLAQLHHWRDIGRLAELVSFIAFERPGSTAGANNDLPPHTEILRAKARAIDISSSEIRRRLKTGLETKYFLPAPVFDYIKTRNLYRQRDNTE from the coding sequence ATGGTGGCCAAACGCATCGGAATAATAGGGGGCAGTTTCGATCCCATTCACATCGGGCACATGATCATCGCCCAGGATGCCTGCGAGCAGTTCGACCTCGACCGCGTGCTGTTCATCCCTGCCCGTCAAGCTCCGCTCAAGGCGGCCGACTCCTGCGCGACTCCGGAGCAACGGCTGGCCATGACGCAGGCGGCGACCCGCGAGGATTCGCGCTTCGAGGTTTCAGATATCGAATTCAAGCTCGGCGCAATCAGCTACTCCGTCGCGACCGCTGAAGCCCTGAAACACGAACGCCCTTCGGATGCGCTTTTCTGGATTCTCGGCGCCGACCAACTCGCCCAGCTCCACCATTGGAGGGACATCGGCCGCCTCGCCGAACTGGTTTCGTTCATCGCCTTCGAACGCCCCGGCTCGACGGCAGGGGCAAATAACGATCTGCCGCCACACACAGAGATCCTGCGAGCGAAAGCCCGGGCGATTGACATTAGCTCGAGCGAGATCAGACGCCGACTCAAAACCGGCCTGGAGACGAAGTACTTCTTGCCAGCTCCCGTATTTGATTACATCAAGACCCGAAATCTCTATCGCCAGAGAGACAACACCGAATGA
- a CDS encoding sigma-70 family RNA polymerase sigma factor, with translation MPTISRDQSAELPANDPANRPAFLRIARVRSALDWMITKAEWEGEIALAASQLGFKGQRRGISLRKALLSLPLQQKFEVILQAMGEGELTKPTHAESKRLARHWAVTSYVARTDFAAPSASHWQSLRSLTRLRIAAKYQGYKEDQSVLYGRFEPLVATCLPRGRWKSSGAEDAMQEGRLALLRAIDHADPNRCFASYARHWIKRAMTNFAMRQRLPVKAPINLISQALRGDPEDSTRRIDAHSELREALRAGVLQLDFPQNEAEAMVEAGPCPAALAEANDERELVCSALAQLTEKQRQVIQLRYGVERQGADHSLAHVSRETGITRQQVHRREQRALQTLAQILRAARAESQPTSSVRSLAD, from the coding sequence ATGCCCACGATTTCACGAGACCAATCTGCGGAGCTCCCTGCGAACGACCCCGCGAATCGCCCCGCGTTTTTGCGGATCGCTCGCGTTCGCTCCGCCTTGGATTGGATGATAACCAAAGCGGAATGGGAGGGGGAGATCGCTCTCGCGGCGTCGCAGCTGGGATTCAAAGGACAGCGACGTGGCATCTCGCTCCGCAAGGCCCTGCTTAGCTTGCCGCTTCAGCAGAAGTTCGAAGTCATCCTGCAGGCGATGGGCGAAGGCGAGCTAACCAAGCCCACTCACGCGGAATCGAAGCGCCTGGCTCGACATTGGGCCGTCACAAGCTACGTCGCTCGGACAGACTTCGCCGCTCCCTCCGCGAGCCATTGGCAGTCGCTGCGCTCGCTGACCAGGCTTCGAATTGCCGCCAAGTATCAAGGCTACAAGGAGGACCAAAGCGTCCTGTACGGACGCTTCGAGCCGCTGGTCGCCACATGCCTCCCACGCGGTCGCTGGAAAAGCTCGGGAGCCGAGGACGCCATGCAGGAAGGGCGGCTCGCTCTACTGCGAGCCATCGATCATGCGGACCCGAATCGATGCTTCGCCAGCTACGCCCGACACTGGATCAAGCGCGCCATGACGAACTTTGCCATGCGGCAGCGTCTTCCGGTAAAAGCCCCGATCAATCTCATCTCTCAAGCCCTCAGAGGCGATCCGGAAGACTCGACTCGGCGCATTGACGCGCACAGCGAGCTGAGAGAGGCGCTGCGAGCGGGCGTACTGCAGCTCGACTTTCCGCAAAACGAGGCCGAAGCGATGGTGGAAGCTGGACCTTGCCCGGCCGCGTTAGCCGAGGCGAACGACGAACGAGAGCTGGTTTGCTCGGCGCTCGCCCAGCTAACGGAGAAACAGCGACAGGTTATCCAGCTTCGCTACGGCGTCGAACGCCAGGGAGCAGACCATTCGCTCGCGCACGTCTCACGCGAGACAGGGATCACGCGCCAACAGGTGCATCGTCGCGAGCAACGCGCCCTGCAGACCCTCGCCCAGATTCTCCGGGCAGCGCGGGCGGAGAGCCAACCTACCTCGTCCGTCCGATCGCTCGCTGACTAG
- a CDS encoding tetratricopeptide repeat protein, which produces MSQPIKAFITLLLCLAATTTIVSKDWGRPDLEGDEFEKRFTASYGVLSEKEPPIDELEVQILEKLAPMMRVNREYAQTLLESMTVGDAPRSATFNYLLGNVYFENDEYFLAEEQYKTAIEKFPDFQRAWTNLGVLKLRSDDTRNALVSFLKAVELGDTKPSTFGMLGYCHFRQGNFISAEVAYDRAMLSEPNNLDWLEGKAQVYLEADRFAEAIHTQDELIARRPNDTDYWLAQANAYLAIENLRQAARNLEIVRSIGKANFQSLYQLGNLYSNLGLFGPASDAYLDAAPLAESSDISFLIAATNVLIRNEQIELAKDLFSKIEITSYPTDSDTRFSYYSIAAEIAYHEGDLYASIERLEEATQFDPTNGKALVKLARRYIEADKRDKAYLLLDRAERDPEAEYPAVLTRAKLLIEEKRFSESQPYVARALKLQSSDSIQVLYQQVEDAVRNRD; this is translated from the coding sequence ATGAGCCAACCCATCAAAGCCTTCATCACCCTACTTCTTTGCCTCGCCGCAACCACTACGATAGTATCCAAGGACTGGGGACGCCCCGATCTCGAAGGAGACGAATTCGAAAAACGTTTCACCGCCAGCTACGGCGTGCTCTCGGAGAAGGAGCCCCCTATCGATGAACTCGAAGTGCAGATCCTCGAGAAGCTCGCACCCATGATGCGCGTGAATCGTGAATACGCCCAGACCTTGCTCGAGAGCATGACCGTCGGCGACGCCCCGAGGAGCGCCACTTTCAACTATCTGCTGGGAAACGTCTATTTCGAAAACGACGAGTACTTCCTCGCCGAAGAGCAATACAAGACCGCTATCGAAAAATTTCCCGACTTTCAAAGAGCGTGGACAAATCTCGGCGTCCTAAAGCTGCGCAGCGACGATACGCGAAACGCTCTCGTTTCCTTCCTGAAAGCCGTCGAGCTCGGAGACACCAAACCCAGCACCTTCGGCATGCTGGGATACTGTCATTTCCGCCAGGGAAATTTCATCTCCGCGGAAGTGGCCTACGACCGAGCCATGCTAAGCGAGCCGAACAACCTCGACTGGCTCGAGGGCAAAGCCCAGGTCTACCTCGAAGCGGACCGTTTCGCCGAGGCTATCCACACCCAGGATGAACTCATCGCCCGACGTCCCAACGATACTGACTACTGGCTAGCCCAAGCCAACGCTTACCTCGCTATCGAAAACTTGCGACAAGCTGCACGAAATCTCGAAATCGTAAGATCGATCGGAAAAGCCAACTTCCAGTCCTTGTACCAGCTAGGAAACCTGTACTCAAATCTGGGACTATTCGGACCAGCCAGCGATGCCTACCTCGACGCGGCTCCCCTCGCGGAATCGAGCGACATCAGTTTCCTGATCGCGGCGACCAACGTTTTGATCCGAAACGAGCAAATCGAGCTCGCCAAAGACCTTTTCTCCAAGATCGAAATAACCTCGTATCCAACGGACTCTGACACCCGATTTAGCTATTACTCGATCGCAGCCGAAATCGCCTACCATGAAGGCGATCTTTACGCTTCTATCGAGCGCCTCGAAGAAGCGACTCAGTTCGACCCCACCAACGGGAAGGCTTTGGTCAAGCTCGCTCGACGCTACATCGAAGCCGATAAACGCGACAAAGCCTACCTCCTTCTCGACAGGGCGGAAAGAGATCCGGAAGCTGAATACCCTGCCGTCTTGACCCGAGCAAAGCTGCTCATCGAAGAAAAGCGATTCTCGGAATCCCAACCCTACGTCGCACGGGCCCTCAAGCTTCAGTCAAGCGATTCCATTCAGGTCCTCTACCAACAAGTAGAAGATGCCGTGCGCAACAGGGACTAA
- a CDS encoding biopolymer transporter ExbD, with protein sequence MSRAREKYDSDEKVDINLSPMIDCIFILLIFFIVTTVFVEESGIEVNKPQAASTQALDKNSILIAISADDRVYYGGEEIGVSGVRPRIQRILTTEESGVIIQADSGTSHGAFARVYGEAKAAGAKNIHFATKQ encoded by the coding sequence ATGAGCAGAGCCCGAGAAAAGTACGATTCGGATGAAAAGGTGGATATCAATCTATCCCCTATGATCGATTGCATCTTCATCCTGCTTATCTTCTTCATCGTAACTACCGTCTTTGTGGAGGAGTCGGGAATCGAAGTGAACAAACCTCAGGCTGCCTCCACCCAAGCGCTCGACAAGAATTCCATTCTTATCGCCATCTCCGCAGACGACCGAGTCTACTACGGCGGCGAGGAAATCGGCGTATCTGGAGTCCGTCCACGTATCCAAAGAATACTCACTACGGAAGAGAGCGGCGTCATCATACAAGCGGATTCCGGCACGAGTCACGGAGCGTTCGCCCGCGTGTACGGAGAGGCCAAGGCAGCCGGAGCCAAGAACATCCACTTCGCCACCAAACAGTAG
- a CDS encoding MotA/TolQ/ExbB proton channel family protein yields the protein MINELEFSRLWDTVLSGGPIMIPLAILSLLLYRNAIGLLRFVSKIKIQEAIEKYATSEPRDAIIAFRERFTHLIARQLKYANVLIVAAPLLGLLGTVIGMLETFKGIGAEAGVDTTQAVADGVKVALITTQTGLMISIVGIFYTQLVSRIARGIEQKLAAFELQTMRQTIHR from the coding sequence ATGATCAACGAACTCGAGTTTAGCAGACTTTGGGACACGGTTCTCAGTGGCGGCCCGATCATGATACCGCTCGCCATCCTCTCCCTCCTTCTCTATCGGAACGCCATCGGACTGCTGCGCTTCGTATCAAAGATCAAGATACAGGAAGCGATTGAGAAATACGCCACCTCGGAACCGAGAGACGCCATCATCGCTTTTCGCGAAAGGTTCACCCACCTAATCGCCCGCCAACTCAAGTACGCCAACGTACTCATCGTAGCCGCTCCGCTGCTAGGCCTTTTGGGAACGGTGATCGGAATGCTGGAGACCTTCAAGGGCATCGGCGCTGAAGCAGGAGTCGACACCACGCAAGCGGTAGCCGATGGCGTAAAAGTCGCTCTCATCACCACCCAAACCGGTCTCATGATTTCCATCGTTGGCATCTTCTACACCCAGCTCGTTTCGCGCATCGCTCGCGGTATCGAGCAGAAGCTCGCCGCGTTCGAGCTGCAAACCATGAGACAGACGATTCATCGATGA
- a CDS encoding MotA/TolQ/ExbB proton channel family protein, giving the protein MSHPTSVVLTLASLALLPIAHSQSANYEKLLADRDQRIEEALQDYQAFLSEIGDERLELVSEINRLENLLVKRRDERTKAQRSAETLQIDLERINQRISEMDTQLQYNSGVLSEYLNNFESRLHIAEDQRHREPLFKIRTELDSVDDLPENRIPIFFQAIDAGIERQEALLGGLPFEGRAITPTGGVKDGTILVLGPTAYFHSAGGSHTGFLEFNPGTIEPRLKPFPSDFNEEVSQLFSTGKGSLIVDASQGKANLLKEAKGSALQHLAKGGWVGYAILALGGLSLLVAILKMFDLRATTIDLTADPRSVAKSSIQDDSHVAEDSISDVKGPVRKVLSTGIEFAKAGPELALEAMETVIVQQRPRLQRFLPFLATTAAVAPLMGLLGTVVGMIKTFTLIEVFGTGDAKSLSSGISEALITTELGLIVAIPALVLHGVFSRMMRSRIAAMEDVADVFGRQLSKEKALSADDQRTRV; this is encoded by the coding sequence ATGAGTCACCCCACCTCTGTCGTCCTCACGCTCGCCTCGCTCGCGCTGCTCCCAATCGCTCACTCGCAGTCGGCAAACTACGAGAAACTGCTCGCCGACCGAGATCAGCGCATCGAGGAAGCCCTCCAAGACTATCAAGCCTTCCTCAGCGAGATCGGCGACGAAAGGCTCGAGCTCGTCTCGGAAATAAATCGACTCGAAAACCTTTTGGTCAAACGACGAGACGAGCGGACCAAGGCTCAACGCTCCGCGGAAACGCTGCAAATCGATCTCGAGCGCATCAACCAACGCATCAGCGAAATGGATACACAGCTGCAGTACAACAGTGGCGTTCTATCCGAATACTTGAACAACTTCGAAAGCCGACTTCATATCGCCGAGGACCAACGGCACCGAGAGCCTCTCTTCAAAATCCGCACTGAACTCGATTCTGTAGACGACCTGCCAGAGAATCGCATACCGATATTCTTCCAAGCCATTGACGCCGGCATCGAGCGACAAGAGGCTCTGCTAGGCGGGCTTCCATTCGAAGGCAGGGCGATCACACCTACCGGAGGCGTCAAGGATGGCACGATCCTTGTCCTCGGACCGACGGCCTATTTTCACTCGGCCGGCGGTTCGCATACCGGCTTCCTGGAGTTCAACCCAGGCACCATCGAACCTCGACTGAAGCCATTTCCATCGGATTTCAACGAAGAGGTCTCTCAACTGTTTTCCACCGGAAAAGGCTCTCTGATCGTCGACGCATCTCAAGGGAAAGCCAACTTGTTGAAAGAAGCGAAAGGCTCTGCTCTCCAGCACCTCGCCAAAGGCGGCTGGGTCGGCTACGCTATTCTCGCTCTTGGGGGCCTGTCTCTGCTTGTCGCCATTCTAAAAATGTTCGATCTGCGCGCCACCACCATCGACCTGACAGCAGACCCTCGTTCTGTAGCGAAATCGTCAATACAGGATGATAGCCATGTCGCCGAAGACTCGATCTCTGACGTCAAAGGTCCTGTGCGAAAGGTGCTTTCGACAGGAATCGAATTCGCAAAAGCCGGACCCGAGCTAGCCCTGGAGGCTATGGAAACGGTCATCGTGCAGCAGCGCCCACGCCTGCAGCGATTTCTCCCCTTCCTCGCCACCACCGCTGCAGTCGCTCCACTCATGGGCCTGCTAGGGACCGTTGTCGGCATGATCAAGACCTTCACCTTGATTGAAGTATTCGGTACCGGCGATGCAAAGTCGCTTTCCTCCGGCATTTCCGAAGCTCTCATCACTACGGAGCTCGGCCTGATCGTCGCCATACCCGCCCTCGTTCTTCATGGTGTATTCAGTCGCATGATGCGCAGTCGCATCGCGGCGATGGAAGACGTTGCAGATGTTTTTGGTCGTCAACTGTCCAAGGAGAAAGCGCTTTCAGCAGATGATCAACGAACTCGAGTTTAG
- a CDS encoding DUF3450 family protein: MPILKSASSLLLALAILAPALLPATELDQLKQKTDKWIDLRTRLAEEKAAWRTDKEVLKTSIETLQSSLSSAEESLAYYRHSIEELEERTSAARLKESAHSELGQQIAQRIDGYEQRLQALSERLPDPLKDKLRSLLAKIPGESEQNVPLPNRLQNVVAIMTTIDEFNQSLTLSHSIRSVDDGNTIEVRALYWGLSHGFATDLTGERAWLLKPDLDGWQWIDFDESSPAIKRIFHVYDKLEDPIAVSVPFQIDLGERQK, encoded by the coding sequence ATGCCCATTCTCAAATCCGCGAGTAGCCTCCTGCTCGCTCTCGCAATTCTCGCGCCTGCCCTGCTCCCAGCTACCGAGCTCGACCAACTCAAGCAAAAGACCGACAAATGGATCGATCTCCGCACCAGACTTGCTGAAGAAAAGGCTGCTTGGAGGACCGACAAGGAGGTGCTGAAAACCTCTATCGAAACCCTGCAGTCCAGCCTCAGCTCCGCCGAGGAGAGCCTTGCGTACTACCGACACTCGATCGAAGAGCTCGAAGAGCGGACCTCGGCCGCTCGGCTCAAGGAAAGCGCCCATAGCGAGCTCGGCCAGCAAATCGCCCAGCGCATCGACGGCTACGAGCAGCGACTCCAAGCCTTGAGCGAGCGATTGCCCGACCCCCTGAAGGATAAGCTGCGAAGCCTGCTCGCAAAAATCCCAGGCGAGTCCGAGCAAAACGTTCCCCTGCCAAACCGCCTGCAAAACGTGGTCGCCATCATGACCACCATCGACGAATTCAATCAAAGCCTCACTCTCTCCCACTCCATCCGCTCAGTCGACGATGGAAATACGATCGAAGTGAGAGCTCTCTACTGGGGACTCTCCCACGGATTCGCGACTGACCTGACCGGGGAACGAGCCTGGCTGCTCAAGCCTGATCTGGATGGATGGCAATGGATCGACTTCGATGAAAGCAGCCCCGCGATTAAGCGCATCTTCCACGTCTACGACAAGCTCGAGGACCCGATAGCAGTCAGCGTGCCCTTCCAAATTGATCTTGGAGAACGTCAGAAATGA
- a CDS encoding glycoside hydrolase family 97 catalytic domain-containing protein has translation MRRLPLYFLLAFSSLVMAQEETSPDGSIRVEIDLDDHGRPSYQIELNGVQVLEPSPLGLETSIGSFSLGLIAKGVERREVSESYSLPHGKVREVDYLANEMVARFENAEGAQMEVLVRVSDSDVAFAYRISGDESQTRVTVLEEATGFDFPDSARAYVTWQSPANEGWMGTKPSYEEGYLIDVPVDRESPRGLGFTFPALFRLGDNGWALVSETGTSSRYAGTRLSDPTSEGLYTIAFPEPDENGGIGETTVSAPLPLLTPWRTITLGSTLAPIVESTVSTDVVEPLYEASIDYQPGRSTWSWLIWQDPSMNLEDQRTFIDLAAEMGYEYILIDALWDANIGRERMESLVKEANSKGVDVLLWYNSNGNWNDAPQTPRNIMDNAPARRNEMEWLQSIGVKGLKVDFFGGDKQVTLKLYEDILTDANDYGLHLNFHGATLPRGWERMYPNFMTAEAATASENLVFSQGFLDSEAHRSTIFPFVRNPVAAFDYGPMVLNDRLSRDQDSGTIRKTTDAFQLATTVLFQSPVQHFGLTPNNLDEQPKHVIDFLRQVPVIWDETRYIAGAPGDFAVLARRHGDDWYVAATNGKDETRRLELSAPFLAGESFSYLHEGEDGETELSQLKIDEKGGFSIELQANDGAVLYQ, from the coding sequence ATGAGACGACTGCCCCTTTATTTTCTTTTGGCATTTTCTTCGCTCGTCATGGCGCAGGAAGAAACCAGCCCGGATGGCTCGATACGCGTCGAGATCGACCTGGATGACCACGGACGACCGAGCTACCAGATCGAGTTGAACGGCGTTCAGGTTTTGGAGCCTTCGCCGCTGGGGCTGGAGACGAGCATCGGGAGCTTCTCCTTGGGCTTGATCGCCAAAGGGGTGGAGCGTCGGGAAGTTTCAGAGAGCTACTCGTTGCCGCATGGAAAGGTGCGGGAGGTCGACTATCTCGCCAACGAGATGGTCGCTCGCTTCGAGAATGCCGAGGGCGCTCAGATGGAAGTGTTGGTTCGAGTGAGCGATTCCGATGTGGCCTTCGCTTATCGAATCAGTGGAGACGAGAGCCAGACTCGGGTGACCGTCCTTGAGGAAGCGACTGGTTTCGATTTCCCTGATTCCGCTCGGGCGTACGTGACCTGGCAATCGCCAGCGAATGAGGGATGGATGGGCACCAAGCCCAGCTACGAGGAAGGGTATTTGATCGATGTTCCGGTCGATCGCGAATCGCCGCGAGGTCTGGGTTTTACCTTCCCCGCTTTGTTTCGCTTGGGAGATAACGGCTGGGCGCTCGTATCTGAGACGGGGACCAGCAGTCGCTACGCGGGAACGAGATTGTCCGACCCGACTTCTGAAGGGCTTTACACGATCGCGTTTCCGGAGCCGGACGAAAATGGAGGCATCGGCGAAACGACAGTCAGCGCCCCGCTTCCGTTGCTTACACCCTGGCGCACCATCACCCTAGGATCCACTTTGGCGCCGATCGTCGAGTCGACCGTTTCCACCGATGTAGTCGAGCCGTTGTACGAGGCGTCGATCGACTACCAACCGGGCCGTTCCACTTGGAGCTGGCTTATCTGGCAGGACCCCAGCATGAACTTGGAAGACCAGAGGACCTTTATCGATCTGGCGGCAGAGATGGGGTACGAGTACATCCTGATCGACGCCCTCTGGGATGCCAACATCGGCCGAGAGCGCATGGAGTCGCTGGTGAAGGAAGCCAATTCGAAAGGAGTCGACGTGCTGCTCTGGTACAATTCGAACGGGAACTGGAACGATGCTCCGCAAACGCCTCGCAACATCATGGACAACGCTCCGGCTCGCCGAAACGAAATGGAGTGGCTGCAGTCCATCGGCGTGAAGGGTCTGAAGGTCGATTTCTTCGGCGGCGACAAGCAGGTGACCTTGAAGCTCTACGAGGATATCCTCACCGACGCCAACGACTACGGACTGCACCTCAACTTTCATGGAGCGACGCTGCCCAGAGGTTGGGAGCGCATGTATCCAAATTTCATGACAGCGGAAGCGGCCACCGCTTCGGAGAATCTCGTCTTCTCGCAAGGATTCCTCGATAGCGAGGCCCACCGCAGCACGATTTTCCCGTTTGTGCGGAATCCTGTCGCTGCCTTCGACTACGGGCCGATGGTGTTGAACGATCGCCTCTCGCGCGACCAGGATTCCGGCACTATTCGGAAGACCACGGACGCGTTTCAGCTGGCGACTACGGTGCTGTTTCAATCGCCGGTGCAGCATTTCGGTCTGACGCCGAACAACTTGGACGAGCAGCCCAAGCACGTCATTGATTTCTTGAGACAAGTTCCGGTGATCTGGGACGAAACGCGCTACATCGCGGGCGCTCCTGGCGACTTCGCGGTTCTGGCCCGCCGCCATGGTGACGACTGGTATGTCGCGGCGACCAACGGCAAGGATGAAACGCGTCGTCTGGAGCTGTCCGCCCCGTTTTTGGCGGGCGAGTCCTTCTCCTACCTTCATGAAGGAGAGGACGGAGAAACGGAGCTCTCTCAGCTGAAGATCGATGAAAAGGGAGGCTTTTCGATCGAACTCCAGGCCAACGATGGAGCAGTCCTGTATCAATAG
- a CDS encoding glycoside hydrolase 43 family protein — protein MTPAKRLNLLLLAICSVFATISLNAEKATNPFIWADVPDVAVIRVDDTYYMSSTTMHMAPGVPIMRSKDLVNWKLLGYAYDTLADNEALRLETERSAYGRGSWASSLRYHDGIFYVSTFSATSGRTHIYKTDDIEACEWEEISFEPSMHDHSLVFDDDGKVYFLFGGGNLRLTELEPDLSGIKEGGFDEVVIEHAEKVATDNAMLHAEGTQVLKKDGMYYVMNICWPQGGMRTQIVHRSKSIKGPYEGRMVLQDKGVAQGCLIDTPEGDWYAVLFQDNGAVGRSPWLVPVKWEDGWPVLGEDGKAPIVLDIEDTEDGLSNIVASDEFDRKPGAELPLAWQWNHNPVNDKWSIGERKGHLRLETLRVDDDVLHARNMLTQRTFGPISSAETKLDVSKMKDGDTAGLIALQRHFGYVGVKQEDGERSIVMVRAQEDEPEVLATIPLKKKSVFFKIECDFRDRADKAYFFYSLDGKSWNRIGEPLQMRYTLPHFMGYRFGLFNWASEQVGGQVDFDFYRIGDRLSK, from the coding sequence ATGACCCCTGCAAAACGACTTAACCTGTTGCTCCTCGCCATCTGTAGCGTGTTCGCAACAATCTCTCTCAACGCCGAAAAGGCCACCAATCCTTTCATCTGGGCCGACGTGCCGGACGTGGCGGTGATCCGCGTGGACGACACCTACTACATGAGCAGCACCACCATGCACATGGCTCCCGGCGTCCCGATCATGAGGTCGAAGGACTTGGTCAATTGGAAGTTGCTTGGCTATGCCTACGACACGTTGGCGGATAACGAGGCCCTGCGTTTGGAGACGGAGCGTTCCGCGTATGGACGCGGCTCGTGGGCGAGCAGTTTGCGCTACCACGATGGTATCTTTTACGTATCCACGTTTTCCGCTACAAGCGGGCGTACCCATATTTACAAGACGGATGATATCGAAGCCTGCGAGTGGGAGGAAATCTCCTTCGAACCGTCCATGCATGACCATTCGCTGGTGTTCGACGACGACGGCAAGGTGTACTTTCTCTTCGGGGGCGGAAACCTTCGTTTGACCGAGCTGGAGCCCGACCTTTCAGGAATCAAGGAAGGCGGTTTCGACGAAGTGGTGATCGAGCACGCTGAAAAGGTGGCTACGGACAACGCCATGCTGCACGCCGAGGGTACGCAAGTGCTCAAGAAGGATGGCATGTACTATGTCATGAACATCTGCTGGCCACAGGGCGGCATGCGCACGCAGATCGTGCACCGCTCGAAATCGATCAAAGGACCGTACGAGGGCCGCATGGTCTTACAGGACAAAGGCGTGGCTCAGGGCTGCCTGATCGATACGCCGGAGGGCGACTGGTATGCTGTTCTCTTTCAGGACAACGGCGCCGTAGGTCGTAGCCCGTGGCTGGTCCCGGTGAAGTGGGAAGACGGCTGGCCGGTGCTAGGCGAAGACGGCAAGGCTCCCATTGTCTTGGATATCGAGGACACGGAGGACGGGCTTTCCAACATTGTGGCTTCGGACGAGTTTGATCGCAAGCCGGGAGCGGAACTGCCGCTTGCTTGGCAGTGGAATCACAATCCAGTGAACGACAAGTGGTCCATCGGCGAGCGCAAGGGGCATCTGCGATTGGAAACCCTTCGCGTGGACGACGATGTGCTGCATGCCAGAAACATGCTGACGCAGCGGACCTTCGGACCGATCAGTTCGGCGGAGACCAAGCTCGACGTTTCGAAAATGAAAGACGGCGACACTGCGGGCCTCATCGCCCTGCAACGTCATTTTGGATACGTGGGCGTAAAGCAGGAGGACGGCGAGCGTTCCATTGTGATGGTGCGGGCTCAGGAAGACGAGCCAGAGGTCCTGGCAACCATCCCGCTGAAAAAGAAGTCGGTTTTCTTCAAAATCGAATGCGACTTCCGCGACCGGGCGGACAAGGCTTACTTTTTCTACAGTCTTGACGGCAAGTCCTGGAATCGCATCGGCGAGCCGCTGCAGATGCGCTACACGCTTCCGCACTTCATGGGCTATCGATTTGGCTTGTTCAACTGGGCGAGCGAGCAAGTCGGCGGTCAGGTAGACTTCGATTTCTACCGCATCGGTGACCGTCTCAGCAAGTAG